From the Parcubacteria group bacterium genome, one window contains:
- a CDS encoding class I SAM-dependent methyltransferase: protein MTVWDKIYKSYKKDGKPWGSLKDDLLPEFLEFVKNTNFISRNALDIGCGDGRYLDYLQKLGFKITGIDSSKTAIEMSRKVLGSKANLIYAEMFGYDYLSNEYDLVFSLSSIHHGFKKDISKLIDKIYSSLLPGGFAFITLPDISDIESWDTFKNNKKLEEGTFSPLSGPETGLAHSFFNRKEIENMFSEFSSLKLDLNDRVNWVVIVKK, encoded by the coding sequence ATGACCGTTTGGGACAAAATATACAAAAGTTATAAAAAAGACGGAAAACCTTGGGGAAGTCTGAAGGATGATTTGCTTCCTGAGTTTTTAGAATTTGTGAAAAATACCAATTTTATTTCTAGAAATGCATTAGATATTGGCTGTGGAGATGGTCGCTATTTAGATTATTTACAAAAGCTAGGGTTTAAAATAACTGGCATTGATTCTAGTAAAACTGCCATCGAAATGAGCAGGAAAGTTTTAGGATCGAAGGCTAATCTAATATATGCAGAAATGTTTGGTTATGATTATTTATCCAACGAATATGATCTGGTGTTTTCTCTTTCTTCCATTCATCACGGTTTTAAAAAAGATATCAGCAAATTAATTGATAAAATTTACAGTTCACTTCTGCCTGGCGGTTTTGCTTTTATTACTTTGCCCGACATTAGTGACATTGAAAGCTGGGACACATTTAAAAATAATAAAAAATTGGAGGAAGGAACTTTCTCTCCTCTGTCAGGGCCGGAAACGGGTTTAGCTCATAGCTTTTTCAACAGAAAAGAAATTGAAAATATGTTTTCTGAATTTAGCAGCTTGAAGTTGGATTTAAACGATAGAGTGAATTGGGTGGTTATTGTTAAGAAGTAA
- the atpC gene encoding ATP synthase F1 subunit epsilon, with translation MPKIHFKIVTPEKTAFEDEVDQVTLPVTDGQITILPNHTSYIASLKAGEICFKKGNEETVLATSGGFVEFDKNELVFLADTAERIEEIDVEEAEKAKSRAEELMKTRETMDDQEYARVAAAIEHESNRIKVARKHRTKRGISLE, from the coding sequence ATGCCAAAGATACATTTTAAAATAGTAACACCAGAGAAGACGGCTTTTGAGGATGAGGTTGATCAGGTGACGCTTCCGGTGACTGATGGGCAAATTACGATTTTGCCTAACCATACTTCGTATATCGCTTCGCTCAAAGCAGGAGAAATTTGTTTCAAAAAAGGAAACGAGGAAACGGTGTTGGCAACTTCCGGCGGTTTTGTTGAATTTGATAAAAATGAGCTAGTTTTTTTGGCTGACACAGCGGAACGAATCGAAGAGATTGACGTCGAGGAAGCGGAAAAAGCCAAATCCAGAGCGGAAGAACTTATGAAAACCAGAGAAACGATGGATGATCAGGAATATGCCAGAGTGGCAGCGGCAATCGAGCATGAATCAAACAGGATTAAGGTTGCCAGAAAGCATCGCACGAAAAGAGGTATTAGCTTAGAATAA
- a CDS encoding tetratricopeptide repeat protein, with the protein MLSYIIPPIVIVLSLAALIFFLFRKSAKIAEELILKEKRNEIGGAQIEKQKLFRFTQFILKISEKIMQRFKLFSLRFYNKTDNWFHSIKEKRENRISNTPRPEKEEMKIGVDNISVRRDATRIEETEIEIEPMISKEAVHPDSRIQVRNEFEKALIERIAFNPKDIEAYERLGDYYIEIGNFNDSLACFEEVLKLSPGSRRAKIKTKRLQKIVFGGLSR; encoded by the coding sequence ATGTTAAGCTACATTATTCCACCAATTGTTATCGTGTTGAGCCTAGCTGCTCTGATATTTTTTCTTTTCAGGAAAAGCGCTAAAATCGCGGAAGAATTAATCCTAAAGGAGAAAAGAAATGAAATCGGAGGCGCTCAGATTGAAAAACAAAAACTTTTTCGTTTTACCCAGTTTATTCTCAAGATTTCCGAAAAAATAATGCAACGTTTCAAATTATTTTCACTCAGATTCTACAACAAGACTGACAATTGGTTTCACTCAATAAAAGAAAAAAGAGAGAATAGGATTAGCAATACGCCAAGGCCGGAAAAAGAAGAAATGAAAATTGGAGTTGATAATATCTCGGTGAGAAGAGATGCTACTAGAATAGAGGAAACGGAAATTGAAATTGAGCCGATGATAAGCAAGGAAGCTGTTCATCCGGATTCGAGAATTCAAGTAAGAAATGAATTTGAAAAAGCGCTTATTGAGAGGATTGCTTTCAATCCGAAGGATATTGAAGCCTATGAACGTCTCGGAGATTATTATATTGAAATTGGAAATTTTAACGATTCTCTGGCTTGTTTTGAAGAAGTTTTAAAATTAAGTCCGGGAAGCAGGAGAGCCAAGATAAAAACAAAAAGACTTCAAAAGATTGTTTTTGGCGGCTTGTCGAGATAG
- the ricT gene encoding regulatory iron-sulfur-containing complex subunit RicT, with amino-acid sequence MAKYLVSLYSWENPRLCFGDVDLAKGDKVIIEGEFGNDLGNVLEIGVETKNDKGQPIVRVATPRDIEAFKKNEEKKEELLKVCKSEIKRLELKMKLIDARIGLDGSNVVIIFTADERVDFRELVKTLAKIFHRSVRMLQIGSRDEARRLGGCGICGRELCCVKFPGDIPSISTEMARVQQVASRGSDRISGVCGRLMCCLSYEAKQYQEILSGMPEIGSVARIKEGKGQVLELDVVKQEVKLRMEGGKIKIVKKEEIK; translated from the coding sequence ATGGCAAAATATTTAGTCAGTTTATATAGTTGGGAAAATCCACGATTGTGTTTTGGGGATGTTGATCTGGCTAAAGGCGATAAAGTAATTATAGAAGGTGAATTTGGCAATGATCTTGGAAATGTTTTAGAAATCGGAGTTGAAACTAAAAATGACAAAGGACAGCCTATTGTCAGGGTTGCAACTCCTCGGGATATTGAAGCTTTTAAAAAAAATGAAGAAAAGAAAGAAGAGCTGCTAAAGGTTTGCAAAAGTGAAATAAAAAGACTGGAGCTTAAGATGAAACTTATTGATGCTCGAATCGGCTTGGATGGAAGCAATGTGGTTATTATTTTTACAGCAGACGAAAGGGTTGATTTCAGGGAATTAGTCAAAACTTTAGCGAAAATTTTCCATAGGAGCGTTCGAATGCTTCAAATCGGATCTCGGGATGAAGCAAGGAGATTGGGAGGATGCGGGATTTGCGGGAGAGAGCTTTGCTGTGTTAAATTTCCTGGAGATATTCCCAGCATTTCCACTGAAATGGCGAGAGTCCAACAGGTGGCTAGCAGGGGTTCAGATAGAATTTCTGGCGTATGCGGAAGGCTGATGTGCTGTCTTTCGTATGAAGCGAAGCAATATCAAGAAATACTTTCTGGAATGCCGGAAATTGGAAGTGTCGCAAGAATCAAAGAAGGAAAAGGGCAAGTTTTGGAGCTGGATGTTGTTAAGCAGGAAGTTAAGCTTAGAATGGAAGGTGGAAAAATAAAAATAGTTAAAAAAGAAGAAATTAAGTAA
- the rpsB gene encoding 30S ribosomal protein S2: MEENKPIQAAEAKDSKNESSKEDYFANLNYSDLGLSMETMIKKGVHFGHQKSRRNPKMDEYIFGTRKGINLIDLQKTEEKLKEALEFIKKVKSEGKEILFVGTKKQIKEIVKEAAIFCEMPFVTERWLGGTFTNFKIIRGRGKYLKDLKETIDKGEAKKYTKFEQMKMQEELDKLEIKMGGIKDMKDLPGAIFVTDIKENDLAIKEARKSGVTVIALADTNVDPTVVDYPIPANDDAISSVRLMLSYICKAIIESKQVVKEETPAK; this comes from the coding sequence ATGGAAGAAAACAAGCCTATCCAGGCCGCAGAAGCAAAGGATAGTAAGAATGAATCCTCCAAAGAGGATTATTTTGCTAACCTGAATTATTCTGATCTGGGATTAAGCATGGAAACAATGATTAAAAAAGGTGTTCATTTTGGACATCAAAAGTCCCGAAGAAATCCAAAAATGGATGAATATATCTTCGGCACTCGGAAAGGAATTAATTTAATTGATCTTCAAAAAACTGAAGAAAAATTAAAAGAAGCTCTGGAGTTTATTAAAAAAGTAAAATCCGAGGGGAAAGAAATTCTTTTTGTCGGAACAAAAAAACAAATCAAAGAAATTGTTAAGGAAGCGGCGATTTTTTGCGAAATGCCTTTCGTAACGGAAAGATGGCTGGGAGGAACTTTCACAAACTTTAAGATTATCAGAGGAAGAGGAAAATATCTTAAGGATCTCAAGGAGACGATTGATAAGGGAGAAGCCAAAAAATATACTAAGTTTGAACAGATGAAGATGCAGGAGGAGCTTGATAAATTGGAGATTAAAATGGGAGGGATAAAAGACATGAAAGATCTTCCGGGAGCGATTTTTGTAACCGATATAAAGGAAAATGATTTGGCCATAAAAGAAGCCAGGAAATCGGGAGTTACAGTCATTGCGCTGGCTGATACCAATGTTGATCCGACGGTTGTCGATTATCCGATCCCGGCCAATGATGATGCAATATCATCTGTAAGGCTGATGCTGAGCTATATTTGCAAAGCGATAATCGAGAGCAAACAGGTTGTAAAAGAAGAAACACCAGCAAAATAA
- a CDS encoding carbonic anhydrase yields MKTSYKYKNIHSCEAVVLCCIDFRFWKETLEFAEKELNLTSFDFPSLPGAAQAINKGNDLALGCVSVPCDLHHVKKIVIVNHQDCGAYGGSSKFNGDIEAEQKFHEEELQKAKDKILEKYPDKEVILAYAKLIDGGENIEFIVL; encoded by the coding sequence GTGAAAACATCATATAAGTATAAAAATATTCATTCTTGTGAGGCAGTCGTTCTTTGCTGCATCGATTTTCGTTTTTGGAAAGAGACTTTGGAATTTGCGGAAAAAGAATTAAATCTAACTAGTTTTGATTTTCCATCGCTTCCGGGAGCAGCCCAGGCCATCAATAAAGGAAATGATTTGGCGCTGGGATGCGTGAGTGTTCCTTGCGATTTGCATCACGTGAAAAAGATAGTTATTGTAAATCATCAGGATTGCGGAGCGTATGGCGGATCTTCTAAATTCAACGGCGACATTGAGGCTGAACAGAAATTTCACGAAGAAGAACTTCAAAAAGCGAAAGATAAAATTTTAGAAAAATATCCGGATAAGGAAGTAATTCTTGCTTATGCGAAGTTAATTGATGGCGGGGAAAATATAGAATTTATTGTTTTATAA
- the rpmG gene encoding 50S ribosomal protein L33, giving the protein MARENIAKMKCSECKNITHFTTRNKKKLKEKLELKKYCKFCRKNTLHKEVK; this is encoded by the coding sequence ATGGCACGAGAAAATATTGCGAAAATGAAATGCAGCGAATGCAAAAACATTACTCATTTTACAACGAGAAACAAGAAGAAGCTCAAAGAGAAACTGGAGCTTAAAAAATATTGCAAATTTTGCAGAAAAAATACTTTGCATAAGGAAGTAAAATAG
- a CDS encoding translation elongation factor Ts yields the protein MLKKIKTIREKTGAGMVDIKKALVAANGDEEKAIELLRKSGQAKAVKKSERTAKEGIVASYIHSNNRIGVMIKLFCETDFVARNSDFQELAKDICMHIAGMNPKFLKPEDVSLKLVDKEKEIWTEQLKNEGKLETMLEKIMAGKEKKFREESALLTQSFVKNSDITVGELIAEKIGIIGENIQVGEFVRYEL from the coding sequence ATGCTTAAAAAAATAAAAACAATCAGGGAAAAAACCGGAGCAGGAATGGTTGATATTAAAAAAGCGCTTGTAGCGGCCAATGGAGATGAAGAAAAAGCTATTGAACTCTTGAGGAAGAGCGGGCAAGCCAAGGCTGTGAAAAAATCCGAAAGAACGGCCAAAGAAGGAATCGTAGCTTCATATATTCATTCTAATAATAGAATCGGGGTAATGATTAAGCTTTTTTGCGAGACTGATTTTGTAGCCAGAAATTCCGACTTTCAGGAACTCGCCAAAGATATCTGTATGCATATTGCAGGAATGAATCCAAAATTTTTGAAGCCGGAAGATGTTTCTTTGAAACTTGTAGATAAAGAAAAAGAAATTTGGACCGAGCAGCTCAAGAACGAAGGGAAACTGGAAACGATGCTGGAAAAAATAATGGCCGGAAAAGAAAAAAAATTCAGGGAGGAATCGGCGCTTCTGACGCAGTCTTTTGTTAAAAATTCCGATATTACTGTCGGAGAGCTCATCGCTGAAAAAATTGGAATAATCGGAGAAAATATTCAAGTAGGAGAATTTGTGAGATACGAATTGTAA
- the atpD gene encoding F0F1 ATP synthase subunit beta: protein MTIKKSYMSNAGKIVQVIGPVVDVEFGENLPRIHDALEIGLKDGKKLVLEVHQHLGGNKVRAVAMGSTDGLSRGMEVASTGDAIKVPVGKETLGRMFNLLGEAIDGKEEVKTEKKYPIHRQAPKFKDQSTKTEIFETGIKVIDLICPFVKGGKVGLFGGAGVGKTVVIQELIRNIAQEHGGYSVFAGVGERTREGNDLYHEMKDSGVLDKTCLVFGQMNEPPGARQRIALSALTMAEYFRDDEGKDVLLFVDNIFRFTQAGSEVSALLGRIPSAVGYQPTLAEEMGELQERITSTQKGSITSVQAVYVPADDLTDPAPATTFGHLDSTVVLSRPLSELGIYPAVDPLDSSSTILDPNIVGEEHYQVARGVQQVLQRYKDLQDIIAILGMEELADEDKIAVARARKIQKFLSQPFFVAEQFTGTPGKYVKLADTVKAFKAILDGEYDGVAEQEFYMKGDISEIKK from the coding sequence ATGACAATAAAGAAAAGTTATATGTCTAATGCAGGAAAAATTGTGCAAGTAATTGGGCCGGTGGTGGATGTTGAATTTGGAGAAAATCTTCCAAGGATTCACGATGCTTTGGAAATTGGTCTCAAAGATGGAAAGAAACTGGTTCTTGAGGTTCATCAGCATCTGGGCGGAAATAAAGTCCGCGCGGTGGCGATGGGTTCTACCGATGGATTGTCTCGAGGAATGGAAGTAGCAAGTACCGGTGACGCCATTAAAGTTCCAGTGGGAAAAGAAACTCTGGGAAGAATGTTTAATCTTTTGGGTGAAGCGATTGACGGGAAAGAAGAAGTGAAAACTGAAAAGAAATATCCGATTCATCGCCAAGCTCCGAAATTCAAAGATCAATCTACCAAGACGGAAATTTTCGAAACCGGAATAAAAGTTATTGACCTCATTTGTCCTTTCGTGAAAGGTGGAAAGGTCGGACTTTTTGGAGGAGCGGGAGTGGGAAAGACGGTGGTTATTCAAGAACTCATTCGAAACATTGCCCAGGAGCACGGAGGATATTCGGTTTTCGCCGGAGTCGGAGAAAGAACTCGTGAAGGAAATGATTTGTATCACGAAATGAAAGATTCAGGAGTTTTGGACAAGACTTGTCTGGTTTTCGGTCAGATGAATGAACCGCCCGGAGCTCGCCAGAGAATTGCGCTTTCCGCTTTGACTATGGCCGAATATTTCCGCGATGACGAAGGAAAAGATGTTTTGCTATTTGTCGATAATATATTTCGTTTCACGCAGGCAGGTTCCGAAGTATCAGCGCTTCTTGGACGAATTCCTTCCGCAGTAGGTTACCAGCCGACACTGGCTGAAGAAATGGGTGAACTTCAAGAAAGAATTACTTCCACTCAAAAAGGATCTATTACTTCCGTGCAAGCCGTTTATGTTCCGGCCGATGATCTTACGGATCCCGCTCCTGCGACGACTTTCGGACATCTGGATTCAACAGTTGTGTTATCGCGTCCTTTATCGGAGCTGGGAATTTATCCGGCGGTTGATCCTTTGGATTCCAGCTCAACGATTCTTGATCCGAATATTGTCGGAGAAGAACACTACCAAGTGGCTCGCGGAGTTCAGCAAGTACTTCAAAGATACAAAGATCTTCAAGATATTATTGCCATTTTGGGAATGGAAGAATTGGCCGATGAAGACAAAATTGCTGTTGCCAGAGCCCGAAAGATTCAGAAATTTTTGTCTCAACCTTTCTTTGTGGCGGAACAATTCACTGGAACACCGGGAAAATATGTGAAACTAGCCGATACTGTCAAAGCTTTCAAAGCAATTTTGGATGGGGAATATGATGGGGTGGCGGAACAAGAGTTCTATATGAAAGGGGATATTAGCGAGATTAAAAAATAG